Proteins from one Nicotiana tabacum cultivar K326 chromosome 23, ASM71507v2, whole genome shotgun sequence genomic window:
- the LOC107801473 gene encoding uncharacterized protein LOC107801473 — MAESNALPAYVIRYLTEGISNHCPIKAEQLHTKHKARRPFKYCNIWGHLGFLEKVETAWQMQVHGCAMYQVVKKLNASKQGLKELNKLHFRDILVEVEDDKIKLEQIQRELQTSPRDQDIQGKEKAQYQKFIRYSYVVESFLQQRSKATWIRIGDDNSKYFFSVIKQKKLKEAVIQLRYGNDVIHIEPEEISKTFVEYYKELLGKKVVDRTRAARRIMINRLVLSTTQHMDMIKPYTNEDVRDAIFSIDGNKRSGPDGYESDFFKKAWTIVGKYVTTAVLQFLSNGK; from the coding sequence ATGGCTGAATCAAATGCCTTGCCTGCATATGTAATTAGATATCTAACCGAGGGCATAAGTAACCACTGTCCAATTAAGGCGGAACAATTACATacaaaacataaggcaagaagACCTTTCAAGTACTGCAACATATGGGGTCATCTAGGTTTCTTGGAAAAAGTTGAGACAGCATGGCAAATGCAGGTGCATGGATGTGCTATGTATCAGGTAGTGAAGAAACTAAATGCATCGAAGCAAGGATTGAAGGAACTAAACAAACTCCATTTTAGAGATATCTTAGTAGAAGTAGAGGATGACAAAATAAAATTGGAACAAATACAAAGGGAGTTACAAACATCCCCAAGAGATCAGGACATACAGGGAAAGGAAAAAGCACAATATCAGAAGTTTATAAGGTACTCATACGTGGTAGAAAGCTTCCTGCAACAGAGAAGTAAAGCAACATGGATAAGGATTGGAGATGACAactcaaaatattttttctctgtaattaaacaaaagaaacttAAAGAGGCTGTTATACAGTTGAGGTATGGCAATGATGTGATACACATAGAACCAGAAGAGATTTCCAAGACATTTGTAGAGTATTATAAAGAATTATTAGGGAAGAAAGTAGTAGACAGAACAAGAGCAGCAAGAAGAATTATGATTAATAGACTTGTGTTATCAACAACACAACATATGGACATGATAAAACCATACACAAATGAAGATGTGAGGGATGCTATATTTAGTATTGACGGCAACAAGAGATCAGGCCCTGATGGATATGAAagtgatttttttaaaaaggcATGGACGATTGTAGGAAAATATGTCACCACTGCAGTACTCCAATTTCTGAGCAATGGCAAGTAA
- the LOC107801476 gene encoding uncharacterized protein LOC107801476, with amino-acid sequence MIVSLAKTDAAAAKFSLFEGNFGISANCDPIEAAHDKKEEEGSKAIHENAGEEKGEEEVFVSLAKTDAVATAFSLYEGNDNQAMLGSNTFELGGNSGSIANFGMHEVNPQKEMDKAKEGAKTVNEDTNGNKDLIPGDDNASKEERKVEEDVAQTLANIDKFDIFSHHEVSFLDDQHVEGFYDPNAYLLSQIETNDFEIENHEFLYNHGFKHL; translated from the exons ATGATCGTTAGCCTGGCTAAAACTGATGCGGCGGCTGCTAAGTTTTCTCTATTTGAAG GGAATTTTGGAATCTCTGCGAATTGTGATCCCATTGAAGCTGCTCAtgacaagaaagaagaagaggGGAGCAAAGCTATTCATGAGAATGCTGGTGAAGAAAAGGGtgaagaagaagtgtttgttagCCTGGCAAAAACTGATGCGGTGGCCACTGCGTTTTCTCTATATGAAG GAAATGACAACCAGGCCATGTTGGGCTCAAACACATTTGAACTTGGAGGGAATAGTGGAAGCATTGCAAACTTTGGTATGCATGAAGTTAATCCTCAAAAGGAAATGGACAAAGCAAAAGAAGGGGCCAAAACTGTGAATGAAGATACAAATGGAAACAAGGATCTAATTCCTGGCGACGACAAtgcttctaaagaagaaagaaaagttgaagaagatgTTGCTCAAACCTTGGCCAACATTGATAAGTTCGACATTTTCTCACACCATGAAGTTAGTTTTCTTGATGATCAACACGTGGAGGGATTTTACGATCCAAACGCCTATCTACTCAGTCAGATTGAGACTAATGACTTTGAGATTGAGAATCATGAGTTTCTTTATAATCACGGTTTCAAGCATCTTTGA
- the LOC107801474 gene encoding uncharacterized protein LOC107801474: MKLVWSPETASKAYLDTIKTCGISRKSSAAEFLSAMGAGYNAKLIVEAWKSDKINGDSISTSIGLAVASKHNRGRYVCVVPDEESRLAYVDAMENSGMSLPEMMVGEAEEVMERLNGVDFLIVDDKRSDSFSIFNSAKLSHRGAILVCKNGSKIRNIETNKFGWDGVLDSKVCVVRSVTLPFGNGLEVAYIASKDGNQKSRKYAKRWIRHVDRKSGEEHVIRR; encoded by the exons ATGAAGCTAGTTTGGTCTCCTGAAACAGCTTCAAAAGCTTATCTTGACACCATAAAGACA TGTGGAATTTCAAGAAAATCCAGTGCTGCAGAATTTTTATCAGCCATGGGGGCAGGGTACAACGCGAAATTAATAGTTGAAGCATGGAAAAGTGATAAGATCAATGGTGACTCAATCTCCACAAGCATCGGCCTAGCCGTTGCGTCAAAACATAATCGTGGCAG GTACGTGTGCGTGGTGCCAGACGAAGAGTCAAGACTAGCGTATGTAGATGCCATGGAAAATTCAGGCATGTCCTTGCCGGAAATGATGGTGGGAGAGGCAGAAGAGGTGATGGAAAGGTTAaatggagttgactttttgattgtAGATGATAAGAGAAGTGACTCTTTTTCAATCTTTAATAGTGCTAAATTGAGCCATCGTGGAGCAATTTTAGTGTGCAAAAATGGAAGCAAAATAAGGAATATAGAGACTAATAAGTTCGGTTGGGATGGAGTTCTTGATAGTAAAGTTTGTGTTGTTAGATCAGTGACACTTCCATTTGGGAATGGATTGGAGGTTGCTTATATAGCAAGTAAAGATGGAAATCAAAAGTCACGAAAATACGCCAAGCGTTGGATTAGACACGTTGATAGAAAGTCAGGTGAGGAGCATGTTATTCGACGATGA